The following are encoded in a window of Sutcliffiella horikoshii genomic DNA:
- a CDS encoding helix-turn-helix domain-containing protein encodes MLGDRIRKLRKQKKLTLEAVAGTELTKGMLSLIENNKANPSMESLTYIARQLGVEMLDLLGEVSSEELRETLERAEKIFNIPFRQGFPDKYRQLIELIEPHIGKLSNGYESARLMEIYSYALQIEKKPGWESLLDIAADMFDQMNISSNRTAIGIFRSNIAFFEHNYQEALKILMAERNEIEAKHAYIEPMARLDLDYSEAILLYAVGNSEAAIETMEKALAYSKDKRIFYLIDDLYRLAAAHALMEGNKKEKDYYLLKLKQYGEFADHISSIYFCELFEIIELISENQEYTKALEKVEVCLSSGDLMDFYTPWFILEKAKALYYLGMFEEALQSIEKVVIPDIHHPIDLSNFYLKESYQALILMELGRTEEAVTAAQKAVENLEPFLDSKMKDFSREVLKQVSG; translated from the coding sequence ATGCTCGGAGACCGGATAAGAAAATTAAGAAAACAAAAGAAATTGACGTTAGAAGCTGTTGCTGGGACAGAGCTGACAAAAGGAATGCTCAGCCTTATAGAAAACAATAAAGCCAACCCTTCAATGGAAAGCCTAACCTATATAGCCCGTCAGCTTGGAGTGGAAATGTTAGATTTATTAGGAGAGGTTAGTTCCGAGGAATTGCGCGAAACTTTGGAACGCGCCGAAAAGATATTTAACATTCCATTCAGGCAAGGCTTTCCAGATAAATATAGGCAACTGATTGAACTAATTGAGCCACACATCGGGAAACTTTCAAATGGGTATGAAAGTGCAAGGTTAATGGAGATATACAGCTACGCGCTTCAAATTGAGAAAAAGCCAGGTTGGGAAAGCCTTCTAGATATAGCCGCTGACATGTTCGATCAAATGAATATCTCTTCTAATCGGACTGCTATTGGAATATTTCGTTCCAATATCGCTTTTTTCGAACACAACTATCAAGAAGCGCTCAAAATCTTAATGGCCGAACGGAATGAAATTGAAGCAAAACATGCATACATTGAACCAATGGCCAGACTGGACCTTGATTACAGTGAAGCGATTTTGTTATATGCAGTAGGGAATTCAGAGGCTGCCATCGAAACCATGGAAAAGGCGCTTGCCTACTCCAAAGATAAAAGGATTTTTTATCTGATTGATGACCTTTATCGACTTGCAGCCGCACATGCGTTGATGGAGGGAAATAAGAAAGAAAAGGATTACTACCTATTGAAGCTAAAGCAGTATGGGGAATTTGCGGACCATATCTCCTCAATCTACTTTTGTGAACTGTTCGAAATAATTGAATTAATTTCGGAAAATCAAGAATATACAAAAGCACTTGAAAAAGTTGAAGTATGCCTCTCTTCCGGGGATCTGATGGATTTTTATACCCCGTGGTTCATTCTCGAAAAAGCAAAAGCACTCTATTATCTCGGCATGTTTGAGGAGGCACTTCAATCTATTGAAAAGGTTGTTATTCCCGACATCCACCACCCGATTGACCTTTCCAACTTCTATCTAAAAGAATCCTATCAGGCTCTCATCCTGATGGAGCTTGGTAGGACAGAAGAAGCCGTGACTGCCGCACAAAAAGCCGTGGAAAACCTA